In a single window of the Streptomyces cinnabarinus genome:
- a CDS encoding peptidase inhibitor family I36 protein — MKRRLIGAFAVSLSLFGLNVVATDTAQAQTASSCTVGVNCPPYSCNAGDVCLYYNSIENGLNGIFRQFTPIPDYRDSAFLISNYGGEGAGQTVKNNAAAVHNRKDRHFGVFYNSNYSCAVACQQILSLTLKNLNASLKNNNASGTW; from the coding sequence GTGAAGAGAAGACTGATCGGTGCTTTCGCGGTGTCGCTGAGCCTCTTCGGCTTGAATGTCGTAGCGACGGACACGGCACAGGCCCAGACGGCTTCGAGCTGCACGGTGGGGGTCAACTGCCCGCCGTACAGCTGCAACGCGGGTGACGTTTGCCTGTACTACAACTCGATCGAGAACGGTCTGAACGGAATTTTCAGGCAGTTCACTCCCATCCCCGACTACCGTGATTCGGCATTCCTGATCTCCAACTACGGAGGCGAGGGAGCCGGTCAGACCGTGAAGAACAACGCCGCCGCGGTGCACAACCGAAAGGACCGGCATTTCGGTGTCTTCTACAACAGCAACTACAGCTGTGCGGTGGCCTGTCAGCAGATCCTTTCGCTGACGCTCAAGAACCTGAACGCGTCCCTGAAGAACAACAACGCTTCGGGTACTTGGTGA
- a CDS encoding YrdB family protein: protein MAGTGSGVAGLDARPWFVANEVLAFLLEIAALAFLGWWGFGAGHEGALRVLLGVGTPSLAVLVWWMFAAPRARWRPRLALVLVVKALVLGGGAAALYAVGHPVAAGVVAVVTAVNTAVAEYFRASPSGVRSPNLP from the coding sequence ATGGCGGGGACCGGCAGTGGGGTGGCGGGGCTCGATGCGCGGCCTTGGTTCGTCGCGAACGAAGTCCTGGCGTTCCTGTTGGAAATCGCCGCGCTGGCCTTTCTCGGCTGGTGGGGATTCGGTGCGGGCCATGAGGGCGCGCTGCGCGTCCTGCTCGGTGTGGGCACACCCTCGCTCGCGGTCCTCGTGTGGTGGATGTTCGCCGCGCCCCGGGCCCGTTGGCGGCCCCGGCTCGCCCTGGTGCTGGTGGTGAAGGCGCTGGTGCTCGGGGGTGGGGCCGCTGCCCTGTACGCGGTCGGGCACCCCGTCGCGGCGGGCGTCGTGGCCGTTGTGACGGCCGTCAACACCGCGGTGGCCGAGTACTTCCGGGCCTCGCCCTCGGGTGTACGGTCGCCGAATCTGCCCTGA
- a CDS encoding LacI family DNA-binding transcriptional regulator: MRVSLKDVAAHAGVSIKTVSNVVNNYQHVTPAMRERVQRSIDALGYRPNLAARHLRKGRTGIIALALPELGNPYFAELAATVIDAAAAHDYIVLLDHTGGRREQEILVSQGFRARVIDGLILSPIELETEDLRDQSENVPLVLLGERDYALPYDHIAIDNVAAARAAVRHLIDLGRREVAFIGARRGRSEPAQLRVRGWREELTAAGLPADDGLVAATDGWGHADGAAAMARILESGRRPDAVFAYNDPMAIGAMRVLHERGLRVPDDIAIVGFDDVVEGRFGAVTLTSVSPDKEAIGRLAVESVLARLGGGDAPEPRRVWADYRLVQRESTLGRGAPHRDGQG; the protein is encoded by the coding sequence GTGCGGGTCAGCCTCAAGGATGTCGCCGCGCACGCTGGGGTCTCGATCAAGACCGTCTCCAACGTGGTGAACAACTATCAGCACGTCACGCCGGCCATGCGCGAGCGCGTTCAGCGATCGATCGACGCGCTCGGCTACCGGCCCAACCTCGCCGCCCGGCACCTGCGCAAGGGGCGCACGGGCATCATCGCGCTCGCCCTGCCCGAACTGGGCAACCCCTACTTCGCCGAACTCGCGGCCACCGTCATCGACGCCGCCGCCGCGCATGACTACATCGTGCTGCTGGACCACACCGGCGGCCGCCGCGAGCAGGAGATCCTGGTCAGTCAGGGTTTCCGGGCCAGGGTCATCGACGGACTCATCCTCAGCCCGATCGAGCTGGAGACCGAGGATCTGCGCGACCAGTCGGAGAACGTCCCCCTCGTGCTGCTCGGCGAACGGGACTACGCCCTGCCGTACGACCACATCGCCATCGACAACGTCGCCGCGGCCCGCGCCGCGGTACGGCACCTGATCGACCTCGGTCGGCGGGAGGTGGCGTTCATCGGCGCGCGGCGCGGCCGCAGTGAGCCCGCCCAACTGCGCGTACGGGGCTGGCGCGAGGAGCTCACCGCAGCCGGACTGCCCGCCGACGACGGGCTGGTCGCCGCCACCGACGGGTGGGGGCACGCGGACGGCGCCGCCGCCATGGCGCGCATCCTGGAATCCGGACGGCGCCCCGACGCGGTCTTCGCCTACAACGACCCGATGGCCATCGGCGCCATGCGCGTCCTGCACGAACGAGGGCTCCGCGTGCCCGACGACATCGCGATCGTCGGGTTCGACGACGTGGTCGAGGGGCGGTTCGGCGCGGTGACGCTCACCTCCGTGTCGCCGGACAAGGAAGCCATCGGCCGGCTCGCGGTCGAGTCGGTGCTGGCCCGGCTCGGTGGCGGTGACGCGCCCGAACCGCGCCGGGTATGGGCGGACTACCGCCTGGTGCAGCGGGAGAGCACGCTGGGGCGCGGTGCGCCGCACCGCGACGGCCAGGGCTGA
- a CDS encoding ABC transporter substrate-binding protein, with translation MQRTTHRRRPLAHPVVVSLAAAVALTATSCAKSEDDASSGTSSATAAGAEQKVASPAPGGKTCTIEAYGAEKLDLKNATVGFSQSEKEANPFRIAETQSIKDEADKRGVKLLTANAQSQFSKQISDVQDLLAKGADLLVIAPLNSDGWDPVLQAAAAKKVPIVTIDRKINATACKDYVSFIASDFVEQGRRAADQMIEATGAKGEVAILLGAAGNNVTTERTKGFKDRIAEKAPELKVVFEQTGDFAREKGQQVTEQLIQSKPGIKGIYAENDEMGLGAVAALKGAGKKAGDVKIVTVDGTRNAVQGIVDGWISGVIESNPRFGPLAFQTLDTFTQGEEVAQDIVIEDGAYGADNAKSDLGKAY, from the coding sequence ATGCAGCGCACCACGCACCGTCGTCGCCCACTCGCCCACCCCGTGGTCGTCTCCCTGGCCGCCGCGGTGGCCTTGACCGCCACCTCCTGCGCGAAGTCGGAGGACGACGCGTCGAGCGGCACCTCCTCCGCGACCGCCGCAGGCGCCGAACAGAAGGTCGCCTCGCCCGCACCGGGCGGCAAGACCTGCACCATCGAGGCGTACGGCGCCGAGAAGCTCGACCTCAAGAACGCCACCGTCGGCTTCTCCCAGTCCGAGAAGGAGGCCAACCCGTTCCGTATCGCCGAGACGCAGTCCATCAAGGACGAAGCGGACAAGCGCGGGGTCAAACTGCTCACGGCCAACGCCCAGTCGCAGTTCTCCAAGCAGATCAGCGATGTCCAGGACCTGCTGGCCAAGGGGGCCGACCTGCTGGTCATCGCCCCGCTGAACTCCGACGGCTGGGACCCGGTCCTGCAGGCGGCGGCCGCCAAGAAGGTCCCCATCGTCACCATCGACCGCAAGATCAACGCCACGGCCTGCAAGGACTATGTCTCCTTCATCGCCTCCGACTTCGTCGAGCAGGGGCGGCGCGCCGCCGACCAGATGATCGAGGCGACCGGCGCCAAGGGCGAGGTGGCGATCCTGCTCGGCGCCGCGGGCAACAACGTGACCACCGAGCGCACCAAGGGCTTCAAGGACCGCATCGCGGAGAAGGCCCCCGAGCTGAAGGTCGTGTTCGAGCAGACCGGAGACTTCGCCCGCGAGAAGGGCCAGCAGGTTACCGAGCAGCTCATCCAGTCCAAGCCCGGGATCAAGGGCATCTACGCCGAGAACGACGAGATGGGCCTCGGTGCCGTCGCCGCGCTGAAGGGCGCCGGGAAGAAGGCCGGCGACGTCAAGATCGTCACGGTCGACGGCACCCGCAACGCCGTCCAGGGCATCGTGGACGGCTGGATCAGCGGGGTCATCGAGTCCAACCCCCGCTTCGGCCCGCTGGCCTTCCAGACCCTCGACACCTTTACCCAGGGTGAGGAAGTCGCCCAGGACATCGTTATCGAGGACGGTGCCTACGGCGCGGACAACGCGAAGAGTGATCTCGGCAAGGCGTACTGA